The following are encoded in a window of Acidicapsa ligni genomic DNA:
- a CDS encoding sensor histidine kinase gives MLHETEGNALQPATPLAHFGRQAWSMENGLPENTVPVLLQSRSGFLWVGTELGLARFDGTNFRILDRTTTPSFPDAEIRCLLDAADGSLWIGTADGLVRWKDGRPTLFTNSEGLPSASIRGLAQTSDGTVWIWTESGLARWIEPKTNPAANGKIDDRNQSAQFETIPSGNGFPAGSITSIASDSRGGLWVATSVGAAVLRQGLWHSFSEHSQHSELSRGASIVSGDTNGNVLVATPEGVFSESRGNLAMLLSRTALPLDGVSFLARLSNGGVAVASKSSILFVQNNRLVGPFTTGHRLPGTRIESIYPDREGCLWIGTNHGLARFVDGQIQLLPANDPLASNAAVSFLEDRESDIWVGTENAGLHILRDSRFRSIGASEGLSSDATTAIVQDMYGVLWIGTRESGLNRLPPKGSGGHTINLTTSNGLFSNVILSVAASPNGDLWVGTPDGLNRLQGKTLTSFSSADGLPDDFIRSLLVAPDNSLWIGTRRGLTHLELGYPTENHFKTFTQSDGLGSDLVGALARTADGDLWIATLNGLTRLHKGHLRNYTTADGLSSNVITALEVAPDGMLWIGTQGSGLNLWDGSSFHPIRDKNRQLPAAIHAVLQDNREHVWLASDSGLTRANTQSLLDCAQHGNCSVNSTNFTTADGLRTRETSSNSHPTACRARDGQLWFTTPRGVIIADPLHFAANPPIPPVAIERFAVDDQDVPGLNEHDQKESENSFTKIAAGHLRFQFDYSGLSFASPQKLRYQYMLDGFDRKWTDAGTRRTAYYTNIPSGHYRFRVRAGFGDFRPALPDGGASEATLSFELRPHLYQTAWFIALLILFAAVLVWLAFRLIFRRRLGRVEREFRAVMAERNRIAREIHDTLAQGYVGISVQLEVLGELLRHNRTEAAAKHLDMTQGYVREGLDDARKSIWALRSHDTGEQTLPVRLRRLVEQAKSTELETGLEVHGAYRALAPDDEKEILRIAQEAIHNVKKHARASHMTVRLDYDQRSLMLSISDDGRGFAVLEENGGFVSTPGHYGLTGMKERAELIQGRIEIVSTPGKGAIVRLEVSAPAVVMGSRDQSAAISPDDAYSTSESVSDVAVSGKAKEQQ, from the coding sequence ATGCTTCACGAGACGGAAGGGAATGCCCTGCAACCTGCAACTCCACTAGCTCACTTTGGCCGGCAGGCATGGAGCATGGAAAACGGTCTGCCGGAAAATACGGTGCCCGTTCTACTGCAATCGCGCAGCGGTTTTCTATGGGTTGGGACAGAACTTGGCCTGGCGCGATTTGATGGAACAAATTTTCGCATTTTGGATCGTACGACAACGCCATCCTTTCCTGACGCCGAAATTCGCTGCCTGCTCGACGCCGCAGATGGTTCACTCTGGATCGGCACAGCGGATGGGCTGGTGAGGTGGAAAGACGGTCGGCCCACCCTGTTTACGAACAGCGAGGGATTGCCGAGTGCTTCGATTCGAGGACTGGCCCAAACCTCGGATGGCACAGTCTGGATTTGGACAGAATCAGGGCTGGCGCGTTGGATAGAACCGAAAACGAATCCGGCAGCCAATGGAAAGATAGACGACAGGAATCAATCGGCACAGTTCGAAACGATCCCATCCGGCAATGGCTTTCCTGCTGGCTCCATCACATCCATAGCCTCGGATAGCCGAGGCGGTCTGTGGGTTGCAACCTCGGTAGGCGCAGCCGTTTTGCGCCAGGGACTTTGGCACTCCTTCTCAGAACACTCACAGCATTCCGAGTTATCCCGTGGCGCATCCATAGTCTCAGGAGATACGAATGGCAACGTGCTGGTGGCAACGCCAGAAGGTGTTTTTTCGGAGTCGAGGGGCAATCTTGCAATGCTTCTGTCACGGACTGCGCTGCCCCTGGACGGGGTGAGTTTTCTGGCGCGGTTATCCAATGGCGGTGTCGCGGTAGCCAGTAAAAGCTCTATCCTCTTCGTGCAAAATAATCGCCTTGTGGGGCCGTTCACGACGGGTCACAGGCTCCCCGGCACGCGTATTGAATCTATCTATCCCGATCGTGAAGGCTGTCTTTGGATCGGCACCAATCATGGGCTGGCTCGGTTCGTCGACGGACAGATTCAGTTGCTTCCCGCAAATGATCCTCTGGCATCCAATGCTGCTGTTTCCTTCCTTGAGGATCGGGAGAGTGACATCTGGGTGGGTACGGAAAACGCGGGCCTGCATATCCTTCGCGACTCGCGCTTTCGCAGTATCGGTGCCAGTGAAGGACTAAGCTCCGACGCAACGACGGCCATCGTCCAGGATATGTATGGCGTGTTGTGGATTGGCACTCGTGAGAGTGGGTTGAACCGATTGCCTCCCAAGGGATCGGGGGGACATACGATCAATCTGACCACGTCCAATGGTCTGTTCAGTAATGTGATCTTGTCCGTGGCTGCTTCTCCAAATGGCGATCTATGGGTCGGTACTCCGGATGGGTTGAATCGCCTTCAGGGAAAAACTCTCACCAGCTTTTCATCGGCGGATGGACTGCCGGATGACTTCATTCGTTCGTTGTTGGTCGCTCCTGATAACTCGTTGTGGATTGGTACGCGGCGCGGGCTGACACACCTCGAACTGGGCTATCCAACAGAGAATCATTTCAAGACCTTTACTCAGTCCGACGGACTGGGAAGCGACCTGGTGGGCGCACTGGCTCGTACTGCGGATGGCGACCTATGGATTGCGACGCTCAATGGACTGACCCGGCTGCACAAAGGCCATCTTCGTAACTACACTACGGCCGATGGCCTCTCCAGCAATGTGATCACTGCACTTGAAGTCGCTCCAGATGGGATGCTGTGGATCGGTACCCAGGGAAGTGGGTTGAATCTATGGGATGGCAGCAGCTTTCACCCTATTCGCGATAAGAATCGTCAGCTTCCAGCAGCTATCCATGCGGTGCTGCAGGACAACCGCGAGCATGTATGGCTGGCGTCTGATTCCGGGCTGACGCGTGCCAATACACAATCGCTACTGGACTGCGCGCAGCATGGAAACTGCAGTGTAAACAGCACGAACTTTACCACCGCAGACGGACTCCGTACGCGAGAAACCAGCAGCAACAGCCACCCCACGGCATGTCGTGCACGCGACGGGCAACTATGGTTCACTACGCCACGCGGAGTTATCATAGCGGACCCATTGCACTTCGCCGCCAATCCACCCATTCCGCCGGTGGCCATCGAACGATTTGCCGTCGATGACCAGGACGTGCCGGGGCTAAACGAACATGATCAGAAGGAAAGCGAAAATAGCTTCACCAAAATCGCAGCCGGGCATCTTCGATTTCAGTTCGACTACTCCGGACTAAGTTTTGCGTCTCCGCAGAAACTTCGTTACCAGTATATGCTCGATGGATTTGATCGTAAGTGGACAGATGCTGGAACGCGGCGAACGGCGTACTACACCAATATTCCGTCAGGGCATTATCGCTTCCGTGTGCGCGCCGGCTTTGGTGATTTTCGCCCAGCCCTTCCCGATGGAGGCGCGTCGGAAGCAACGCTTTCCTTTGAGCTGCGCCCACATCTTTATCAGACAGCCTGGTTCATCGCGCTGCTGATTCTGTTCGCGGCCGTGCTGGTGTGGCTCGCATTTCGGCTTATCTTCCGAAGGCGGCTGGGGCGAGTAGAGCGGGAATTCAGAGCTGTCATGGCTGAACGTAATCGCATCGCACGCGAGATTCACGACACGCTGGCGCAGGGATATGTAGGGATCTCCGTTCAGTTAGAGGTTCTCGGAGAGCTGCTGCGTCATAATCGCACAGAGGCCGCAGCGAAACATCTCGATATGACGCAAGGATACGTTCGCGAGGGTCTGGACGACGCACGCAAATCCATCTGGGCGCTCCGTTCTCACGACACTGGCGAACAGACTTTGCCTGTCCGTCTGCGAAGGCTTGTTGAACAAGCAAAATCCACTGAACTGGAGACAGGCTTGGAAGTGCATGGCGCCTATCGTGCACTCGCACCCGATGACGAAAAAGAGATCCTGCGCATTGCGCAGGAAGCAATCCATAACGTGAAAAAGCATGCGAGGGCGAGCCATATGACCGTTCGCCTCGACTATGATCAACGATCACTGATGTTGTCCATCTCCGACGATGGCAGGGGCTTCGCGGTTCTTGAAGAGAACGGCGGATTTGTTTCAACTCCTGGTCACTATGGATTGACAGGGATGAAAGAACGAGCAGAGTTGATCCAGGGACGCATCGAGATCGTAAGCACTCCGGGCAAAGGCGCCATCGTTCGACTTGAGGTATCCGCTCCCGCGGTTGTTATGGGAAGCCGGGATCAGTCAGCAGCGATTTCGCCCGATGACGCTTACTCAACTTCAGAGTCAGTTTCAGATGTAGCCGTTTCAGGTAAGGCAAAGGAGCAGCAGTGA
- a CDS encoding CDGSH iron-sulfur domain-containing protein → MSDTATLTPLVNEAFTAPNGPLIATGEIQVDTGTGTLETKPRASLCRCGASAKKPFCDGTHRTSGWADAGESVPAENIAELTATGPVVFVPLPNGPLLANGPLVLQNAQKQIINKTTQTALCRCGASANKPYCDGSHAAIGFQG, encoded by the coding sequence TTGAGCGACACTGCCACACTGACCCCCCTTGTAAATGAAGCATTCACCGCACCCAATGGGCCACTGATTGCGACCGGAGAAATCCAGGTGGACACAGGTACGGGCACTCTAGAAACCAAGCCCCGGGCATCGCTTTGCCGTTGCGGCGCTTCTGCTAAAAAGCCATTTTGCGATGGCACACACCGTACCTCGGGGTGGGCAGATGCAGGAGAATCCGTCCCGGCAGAAAACATTGCCGAACTCACTGCCACTGGTCCAGTTGTATTCGTTCCGTTGCCCAATGGCCCGCTGCTTGCCAACGGCCCACTCGTGCTGCAGAATGCGCAGAAGCAGATCATTAATAAAACGACACAAACAGCACTCTGCCGCTGCGGAGCTTCCGCAAACAAACCCTACTGCGATGGCAGCCATGCTGCAATCGGCTTCCAGGGCTGA
- the pcaD gene encoding 3-oxoadipate enol-lactonase produces the protein MAFAELQSERGQSVRIHYQLIGDASLPVLVLSHSLGVALDMWQLQVAALLPHFRLLQYDTRGHGGSSVPPGPYGVEDLGPDVLGLLDALQIETFSFCGLSMGGAIGQWLGIHASTRLQKLVLANTAARIGQKDIWNARIAQVLSEGLGPIIPGTLERWFTRPFRDMHPEIISHTADMLRQTSVDGYAACCAAVRDLDLRATICQIATPTLVISGVEDPVTSPADGKFLADQIRDARYEVLQAAHLSNIEAASEFNFCLLAFLRD, from the coding sequence ATGGCATTTGCAGAGCTGCAATCAGAGAGAGGGCAAAGCGTCCGCATTCACTACCAGTTAATTGGGGACGCAAGCCTTCCTGTGCTCGTACTATCCCACTCTCTGGGCGTAGCGCTCGATATGTGGCAGCTGCAGGTTGCCGCGCTTCTGCCGCACTTCCGCCTGCTTCAATACGACACGCGCGGGCATGGTGGGTCTTCAGTCCCACCGGGCCCGTACGGAGTCGAAGATCTGGGCCCGGATGTTTTGGGTTTATTGGATGCTCTTCAAATTGAGACGTTCAGCTTTTGTGGATTGTCGATGGGCGGCGCCATCGGGCAATGGCTTGGTATTCATGCCTCAACCCGTTTGCAAAAACTGGTGTTGGCAAACACGGCTGCCCGCATTGGGCAGAAAGACATCTGGAATGCGCGCATCGCGCAAGTCTTGAGTGAAGGTCTTGGCCCCATTATTCCAGGTACCTTGGAGCGGTGGTTTACACGGCCGTTTCGTGACATGCATCCGGAGATAATTTCTCACACGGCTGATATGTTGCGGCAAACGAGTGTAGATGGTTATGCAGCCTGTTGTGCCGCTGTCCGCGATCTTGATCTACGCGCAACCATATGTCAGATCGCGACACCTACCCTGGTTATTTCAGGTGTGGAAGACCCCGTCACATCGCCGGCTGATGGTAAATTTCTCGCGGATCAAATTCGTGATGCACGATACGAAGTCCTGCAAGCGGCACACTTGTCGAACATAGAAGCCGCCAGCGAATTCAACTTCTGCCTGCTTGCTTTTCTACGAGATTAA
- a CDS encoding glycosyl hydrolase 115 family protein, which translates to MFSRRHFAFAWLLLMAIASPARGYALGQPRFVNHTASTGSFTVAASGRTATLYVDHEDFPGVVRAAQDLQADVERVTGLKPGFISNSDAVSGTVILIGTISKSRLIDRLIKEHKLNVETIKGKWESSIIQVIDKPIPGVDRALVIAGSDKRGTIFGIYDLSEQIGVSPWYWWADVPITHKDSLYVQAGRYVQGEPAVKYRGIFLNDEAPALTGWVNANYGGYNHKFYEKVFELLLRLRANYLWPAMWGSAFNEDDPENARLADEYGIVMGTSHHEPMLRAQQEWKRHGTGPWDYSANSEVLNKFWSEGIDHNKNFESTITLGMRGDGDMPMTEGANITLLETIVAYQRKIIADHSTPTLKTDPQVWALYKEVQQYYEKGMRVPDDVTLLWCDDNWGNIRRLPTVEERKRSGGAGIYYHFDYVGDPRNYKWINTNPIEKVWEQMNLALNYGADRIWIVNVGDLKPMEFPIEYFLTLARNPERWGKDQTLEFTRQWAAREFGEDHANEIAELMDTYTRYNGRRKPELLDVDTFSLINYREADRVENDWRALLAKAEGVQKQLPENEKDAYFELILHPIKASAIVNELYISAGRNRLYATQGRADANDFAIQARSLFKADAELTSEYNHLLAHGKWNHMMDQTHLGYTYWQEPPLNVMPAVVEVQPAAEARIGVIAEGAPDAIGVQYLSFDNFQRQTHFIDIFNHGLTPFHYSASTNSPWITLNETSGEVEKERRVEVSIDWAKINSGEQEGKIIVTQQNGPSAVVNVQATRSQTPSPESLNGFVESDGYVSIEAEHFTHVTSAGAVHWDRIPGYGATFSGMTIFPVTAPSVAASQATAALQYRMYFFDSGTLNLETTLGPTLNFVPGRGLRFAVWFDDQLPQVVDSLEHNSESDWAKAVSDGVRRVETKLNITQPGYHTLNFGMVDPGIVLEKFVVSAGSIKPSYLGPPESFHNFPMNTDAAQK; encoded by the coding sequence TTTCGCTTTTGCATGGCTGCTCCTTATGGCCATCGCGTCTCCTGCGCGAGGGTATGCGCTCGGGCAGCCACGCTTTGTAAACCATACAGCGAGCACGGGAAGCTTCACCGTAGCGGCTAGTGGGAGGACAGCGACGCTATATGTGGATCACGAGGACTTTCCTGGCGTTGTTCGTGCGGCACAGGATCTACAGGCCGATGTGGAGCGGGTTACCGGCCTGAAACCAGGCTTTATCAGCAACAGTGATGCGGTAAGTGGCACCGTGATCCTGATTGGAACAATCTCGAAAAGCAGGTTGATCGATCGTCTGATTAAAGAGCACAAGCTGAATGTAGAAACAATCAAGGGCAAGTGGGAATCGTCGATTATTCAAGTGATAGATAAACCAATCCCTGGTGTCGATCGTGCTTTGGTCATTGCTGGAAGCGATAAGCGCGGCACAATTTTTGGCATCTATGACTTGTCCGAGCAAATTGGTGTTTCACCCTGGTATTGGTGGGCGGATGTGCCGATCACCCATAAAGATAGTCTCTATGTTCAGGCTGGGCGCTATGTCCAGGGCGAGCCTGCGGTTAAATATCGTGGCATTTTCCTGAATGATGAGGCTCCTGCGCTCACTGGTTGGGTAAACGCCAATTATGGCGGATATAACCACAAATTCTATGAGAAAGTCTTTGAGTTATTGCTTCGCCTGAGAGCCAATTATTTATGGCCGGCGATGTGGGGCAGCGCATTCAACGAAGATGATCCAGAGAATGCACGGCTCGCAGATGAATACGGGATTGTAATGGGAACTTCGCACCACGAGCCAATGCTGCGCGCGCAACAAGAGTGGAAGCGCCACGGCACCGGGCCGTGGGATTACTCCGCGAACTCTGAGGTTCTAAACAAATTCTGGAGTGAAGGAATTGACCACAACAAGAATTTTGAAAGCACGATTACTCTAGGCATGCGAGGCGACGGAGACATGCCAATGACTGAAGGCGCGAATATAACTCTGCTCGAAACAATTGTCGCCTATCAGCGAAAAATCATTGCGGACCATTCCACGCCCACACTCAAGACTGATCCTCAGGTATGGGCGCTGTACAAAGAGGTTCAGCAATATTACGAAAAAGGCATGCGCGTTCCAGATGATGTGACGCTGCTATGGTGTGACGATAACTGGGGCAACATACGAAGGCTGCCCACAGTGGAAGAACGCAAGCGCAGCGGAGGCGCTGGCATTTATTACCACTTTGATTATGTCGGTGATCCGCGCAACTATAAGTGGATCAATACCAACCCAATCGAGAAAGTATGGGAGCAGATGAATCTGGCGCTGAACTATGGCGCGGACCGCATCTGGATTGTGAATGTAGGAGATCTTAAACCAATGGAGTTTCCGATTGAATACTTCCTGACATTGGCGCGCAATCCTGAGCGATGGGGCAAAGATCAAACGCTGGAGTTCACAAGGCAATGGGCAGCGCGTGAGTTTGGCGAAGACCATGCGAATGAGATCGCCGAGTTGATGGACACTTATACGCGATACAACGGTAGACGTAAACCTGAGTTGCTGGATGTGGATACCTTCAGTCTCATCAACTATCGCGAAGCGGACCGCGTTGAAAATGATTGGCGAGCTTTATTGGCAAAAGCAGAAGGAGTTCAAAAGCAATTGCCCGAGAATGAAAAGGATGCATATTTCGAACTGATTCTGCACCCAATCAAAGCTTCGGCGATCGTGAATGAGTTATATATCTCCGCAGGTCGTAATCGACTTTATGCCACACAGGGAAGAGCCGATGCCAATGATTTTGCGATTCAGGCGCGATCCCTTTTCAAGGCAGATGCAGAGCTAACCAGCGAATACAATCACCTGCTTGCACATGGGAAGTGGAATCACATGATGGATCAGACCCATCTTGGATACACCTATTGGCAAGAGCCTCCGTTAAATGTTATGCCTGCCGTGGTTGAGGTACAACCCGCTGCCGAAGCCCGCATAGGAGTCATTGCGGAAGGAGCGCCTGACGCAATTGGTGTTCAATATCTATCGTTTGATAACTTTCAACGACAGACCCACTTCATCGATATCTTCAATCACGGGTTGACTCCCTTTCATTACTCGGCAAGTACGAATTCGCCATGGATCACTCTCAATGAAACCAGTGGTGAAGTAGAGAAAGAACGTCGGGTTGAGGTCAGTATTGATTGGGCAAAGATCAATTCCGGTGAGCAGGAAGGCAAGATCATTGTGACGCAACAGAATGGTCCATCGGCTGTCGTCAACGTGCAGGCTACTCGCTCTCAGACGCCTTCGCCTGAATCGCTGAATGGATTTGTGGAGAGCGACGGTTATGTCTCCATCGAAGCCGAACACTTTACACATGTAACCAGTGCAGGTGCCGTACATTGGGATCGCATTCCTGGATACGGAGCGACATTTTCAGGAATGACTATTTTCCCGGTGACAGCGCCAAGTGTGGCGGCTTCGCAAGCTACTGCGGCATTGCAATATCGAATGTATTTTTTCGACAGCGGCACTCTGAATCTGGAAACAACGCTTGGTCCGACACTGAATTTTGTGCCGGGACGAGGTCTACGGTTTGCAGTGTGGTTTGACGATCAGTTGCCGCAGGTTGTGGATAGCTTAGAGCATAACTCTGAAAGCGATTGGGCAAAGGCAGTAAGCGACGGTGTGCGCCGTGTAGAGACGAAGCTCAACATCACTCAGCCCGGCTATCACACGCTTAACTTCGGCATGGTAGATCCAGGCATTGTGCTTGAAAAATTTGTAGTGAGTGCAGGGTCTATCAAACCCAGCTATCTCGGCCCACCGGAGAGCTTTCACAACTTCCCCATGAACACGGACGCTGCGCAGAAATAA